One Solanum lycopersicum chromosome 4, SLM_r2.1 DNA window includes the following coding sequences:
- the LOC138348136 gene encoding uncharacterized protein, translating into MKRRFDASDKNAKELRGDLANIGQKVDANAVSIKHLELQMTQLSTIVNPRQTSTLPSNPKNDGDCMTITTHGGKQSIDPPMPSVVEDDMSKDEEVVETCGEFGRQSGEISRVTRKTSINVPLVEALEKMPWYAKFMKDMVTMKRSVSFENDDRMQHCSAIATRSFVQKKEDPGAFTIPCTIGLLHFAKALCDLGASINFMPLSIYKKLGLGDPKPSAMRLLMADQTVKIPIRILHDVLVKVESFIFLVNYVIFDCEVDFEMPIILERPFLVTGHALVDIEKGQMKFRLNKMKNLLTFVGP; encoded by the exons ATGaagaggaggtttgatgctagtgataaGAACGCCAAGGAATTGAGAGGTGATTTGGCTAATATCGGGCAAAAGGTGGATGCAAATGCAGTTtcaatcaagcatcttgagttacAAATGACCCAATTGTCTACTATTGTGAACCCACGACAAACGAGCACTCTACCTAGcaatcctaaaaatgatggaGATTGCATGACAATCACTACTCATGGAGGTAAGCAATctattgatccacctatgccgtctgTGGTAGAAGATGATATGAGTAAAGATGAAGAGGTAGTGGAAACTTGTGGGGAATTTGGTAGACAAAGTGGTGAAATAAGCAGAGTTACCCGAAAAA cttccatcaatgtccctttggtagaagctttagagaAAATGCCCTggtatgccaagtttatgaaagatatggttacAATGAAGAGATCGGTAAGTTTTGAGAATGATGAccgaatgcagcattgtagtgccaTTGCTACAAGGTCCTTTGTGcagaagaaagaagatccaggcgctttcactattccatgtaccatCGGTTTGTTACACTTTGCTAAAGCACTATGTGATCTTGGTGCAAGCATAAATTTCATGCCTCTCTCTATTTATAAGAAATtaggtttgggtgacccaaagcccagtGCAATGCGAttactgatggccgatcaaaCAGTGAAGATTCCTATtaggatactccatgatgtgctcgtgaaggtggagtcatttatatttttggtcAATTATGTGATTTTTGACTGTGAGGTGGATTTTGAGATGCCTATTATTCTTGAGAGGCCATTCCTTGTTACTGGTCATGCCTTGGTTGATATAGAAAAAGGGcagatgaagtttaggttgaacaaaatgaagaaccTTTTAACATTTGTTGGTCCATGA